A single region of the Amphiura filiformis chromosome 7, Afil_fr2py, whole genome shotgun sequence genome encodes:
- the LOC140157148 gene encoding uncharacterized protein, with protein sequence MSSRKRKLHSEDPGSDASLSKKKKTKHRKRPRSLFEKPNNSDVNDSDFEDEADNDPDWIAEKQSNCLSSEDEGDTAIDKCDASTKGAKKGKRRKGKRSLTQKKGKKKESSEEVQTVVCTKRNEGGKSRGKIALFVCHICQKEVRSLSVHLRTNHRVYPTTNCDQCMRPQTKMSNHRRGHVEDEKGQTVNGPLKCLNCMKCYDDMSKFDIHTRYYCPLNDMGEKKGNSGDSTEQDEASQAAAQERKAHFVCHICQKEVKSLSTHLRTNHRVYPTTNCDQCMRPQTKMNTHRRGHAEDERGQTVNGPLKCLNCMKCYDDISKFDIHTRFYCPLNDKGEKKGNSGDITEQGEASLGAVQESRSDKVFKCDSCEAKFESFSDFQAHSASHVLTRQTKTQRSVRCPKCSLVFRSFQYLQVHNTKVHSDKELQVYKCNVCQKEYNHKRGLQNHKSNYHRERTFRCQFCDLVFPSRAKTICHERNSHDISTKAKSVCEYCGKVVMSKLKHQHIRKYCPMNPNRREKQKKQQSAKDDMPSGSNVTSRRNFAQLTSSKSQHLGSSMWVTSRIPESECYECKKCCILFESQDNYVIHKQNCQVVAKNESDNNHTGNVNENQKEREVYACEACPEIFSKMLRLLEHKASQHSIANESQKEREFYKKMYTCEACPEIFSGMFRLLEHEASEHSKFLVCTDCNETVPDEETLEMHVMLECPERYRLFSTKKTPRWGPMVTEASNERIEINQDSFGNHDTSGNPDDRLFSNKKTPIDVAMVTEANNERIEINQDSSGNHDTSGNPDDKIFSNKKTPGSVAMVTEESNERIEINQDSSGNHDTSGNPDEKIFSNKKTPGSIAMVTEANNEIIEINQVSPGNPVKSLSRSCIDVSDDESVSKQMNALLGEDKQNLSGIEEEMSVNNAENDKQHASGLSEEMPVNNNTNEISYDKKKNRNHPVATCKICNRGLASQHLKRHENAHALDQQRQSINGQFACPHCSKRYEKKRNLNLHKQLFCYHDQPDSKVDGCELDPAVGLEKLPACTICFARFDNKELLSLHKMIHVVHVVADQSLMGSTCTTSTSDEKDIEIDCGYVNIAGAKKEIICDLCNVEFSSTEALKEHQKRVALTRPKYPHLCPCCYKTRVVIKSECHFLQHKKQFKVLCEFCGQHFKDIRALPKHIKHGHDYDYQNKKKCPGCHRIFSHQNYMQHVEYNKKEVERLNCKCLSCGEVFDSVKTLDKHATNEFKNNCNICCQHNFPQFSDLEKHVEEFHNVSAKGRSKKLQNLCKHCDKVFDKASLLSAHVKSVLEEESSESLLCSWEFKYSTCLHCGMVFTNHSDYKLHKYIWRYDCNICHKHFQIATGQRGHQHAHQRDSVTECKYCGHKFNTFTERRYHEHNVNRGKLIPYEFPLPCQDCGETLSTICQLYIHKTKTRHTPYMHQYIVSCRFCRLQFDFEQKCGIGSFRDHIRAVNEECICGAKLVNTCQRKIHNIKHREERHEKWVEKKKKRKREREKMAVENKKEKEGEQIGYMNNTVMEIVDEERKRERKQMVREIHKYRKIFKNKGMKKAEQVVSKRKPVGKRYECVHCGAVFKSRSRVRYHKKKKAIRCNVCNIDIPHCQIAKHRVHRIQAKTCGYCLKDISPGYRLHDHRKFLDKVYLCSCGEKVRSTCQKELHEASDRFVCYKCGRHFKTYEDLIKHLIRYNNLNVVSTTDDTAANSKTGLSKEMSSIEMTTWDTIQKEGKTLYVCLLCGEEVATPQEKNEHKSSFKYECPQCKKHFKTQLEATHHFTLVEHDIASSSNGKQKRTKQTTDHAGNAKKKKKGKVHDILMVYGEQSVCYEVDQQYIECEQQLERSTKEIQIGYDVYSILTNNTTDHTVIGLDNLRNSGEAENKCQVSSISETLQRTDGPPATTPSEAPSVKPHQKQETATKGPGYNGTRKQYICIQCKQVFILAGLYKQHEKIHNTNGVLYTCTKCARMFDTLCGLEYHIARMCKHCGKHFSEVEAKTDHEQQCRIETNTMNNKISSDVRMADYSEDSRSRLVTSRKGIRNTSCGNGRSYGESGRNGRDSGRTGGER encoded by the coding sequence ATGTGAATGATTCAGACTTTGAAGATGAAGCTGACAATGATCCTGATTGGATTGCAGAAAAACAATCAAATTGCTTGTCTTCAGAGGATGAGGGTGATACAGCAATTGATAAGTGTGATGCTTCTACTAAGGGTGCAAAAAAGGGGAAAAGACGGAAAGGGAAAAGAAGTTTGACacagaaaaagggaaagaaaaaggaGAGCAGCGAGGAAGTGCAAACTGTTGTATGTACAAAGAGGAATGAAGGAGGAAAGTCTCGTGGAAAGATAGCCCTTTTTGTTTGTCACATTTGTCAGAAGGAAGTGAGGAGTTTAAGTGTTCATTTAAGAACGAATCACAGGGTATATCCAACAACAAATTGTGATCAATGCATGAGACCTCAGACTAAGATGAGCAATCATCGACGTGGGCATGTAGAAGATGAAAAGGGTCAAACTGTGAATGGTCCGCTTAAGTGTTTGAATTGTATGAAATGTTATGATGATATGAGTAAGTTTGACATTCACACAAGATATTATTGTCCTCTCAATGATATGGGTGAAAAGAAAGGCAACAGTGGAGACAGTACAGAACAGGATGAAGCTAGTCAAGCTGCAGCACAGGAAAGGAAAGCGCATTTTGTTTGTCATATTTGTCAGAAGGAAGTGAAGAGTTTAAGTACTCATTTAAGAACGAATCACAGGGTATATCCAACAACAAATTGTGATCAATGCATGAGACCTCAGACTAAGATGAACACGCATCGACGTGGGCATGCAGAAGATGAAAGGGGTCAAACTGTGAATGGTCCGCTTAAGTGTTTGAATTGTATGAAATGTTATGATGATATAAGTAAGTTTGACATTCACACAAGATTCTATTGTCCTCTCAATGATAAGGGTGAAAAGAAAGGGAACAGTGGAGACATTACAGAACAGGGTGAAGCTAGTCTAGGTGCAGTGCAGGAGAGCAGGAGTGACAAAGTATTTAAATGCGATTCCTGTGAAGCTAAATTTGAAAGTTTCTCTGATTTCCAAGCCCATTCTGCCAGCCATGTCCTTACAAGACAGACAAAAACTCAGAGATCTGTGAGATGTCCAAAATGTAGTTTGGTATTTAGAAGTTTTCAGTATCTTCAAGTTCACAATACAAAGGTCCATAGCGACAAAGAGTTGCAAGTTTACAAATGTAATGTTTGTCAGAAAGAGTACAATCACAAGAGAGGACTGCAAAATCATAAGAGTAACTATCATAGGGAAAGAACTTTTCGGTGCCAATTTTGTGATCTGGTTTTTCCGTCACGTGCAAAAACAATATGCCACGAACGGAATAGTCATGATATTTCTACTAAAGCAAAATCTGTATGCGAATACTGTGGGAAGGTAGTGATGTCAAAACTCAAACATCAACATATCAGAAAATATTGCCCTATGAATCCAAACAGACGGGAGAAACAAAAGAAGCAACAATCTGCAAAGGATGATATGCCATCTGGTAGCAATGTAACCTCAAGAAGGAATTTTGCACAGCTAACATCATCTAAATCACAACATCTTGGATCATCAATGTGGGTTACTAGTAGAATACCTGAATCTGAATGTTATGAATGCAAGAAGTGCTGCATATTGTTTGAAAGCCAAGATAATTATGTCATACATAAACAAAATTGTCAAGTGGTAGCTAAAAATGAAAGCGATAATAATCATACTGGCAATGTGAATGAGAATCAAAAAGAAAGGGAAGTCTACGCTTGCGAGGCTTGTCCAGAGATATTCAGTAAAATGTTGAGATTACTTGAGCACAAGGCATCACAGCACAGCATTGCTAATGAGAGTCAAAAGGAAAGGGAATTCTACAAAAAAATGTACACTTGCGAGGCTTGTCCAGAGATATTCAGTGGTATGTTTAGATTACTTGAGCATGAGGCATCAGAGCACAGCAAGTTCCTGGTGTGTACAGATTGTAATGAAACCGTCCCAGATGAGGAGACCTTAGAGATGCATGTAATGCTTGAGTGTCCTGAGCGATACAGACTCTTCTCAACTAAGAAGACTCCAAGATGGGGACCTATGGTAACAGAGGCAAGCAATGAGAGAATAGAGATTAACCAAGACTCATTTGGAAACCATGACACATCTGGAAATCCAGACGACAGACTCTTCTCAAATAAGAAGACTCCAATAGACGTAGCCATGGTAACTGAGGCAAACAATGAGAGAATAGAGATTAACCAAGACTCATCTGGAAACCATGACACATCTGGAAATCCAGACGACAAAATCTTCTCAAATAAGAAGACTCCAGGAAGCGTAGCAATGGTAACAGAGGAAAGCAATGAAAGAATAGAGATTAACCAAGACTCATCTGGAAACCATGACACATCTGGAAATCCAGACGAAAAAATATTCTCAAATAAGAAGACTCCAGGAAGCATAGCAATGGTAACTGAGGCAAACAATGAGATAATTGAGATTAACCAAGTCTCACCTGGAAATCCAGTCAAGAGTTTGTCCAGATCCTGTATAGATGTAAGTGATGATGAGAGCGTTAGCAAGCAAATGAATGCATTGCTTGGAGAGGATAAACAAAATCTGTCTGGAATAGAGGAGGAAATGTCTGTAAACAATGCTGAAAATGATAAACAACATGCATCTGGACTCTCAGAGGAAATGCCTGTAAACAATAATACAAATGAAATTAGCTATGACAAAAAGAAGAACAGAAATCACCCAGTTGCCACCTGTAAAATATGCAACAGGGGACTTGCTTCCCAACACTTAAAAAGACATGAAAATGCACATGCATTGGACCAACAACGACAATCTATCAACGGCCAGTTTGCATGTCCACATTGTTCAAAACGATATGAAAAAAAACGTAACTTAAATTTGCACAAACAGTTATTCTGTTATCATGATCAGCCAGATTCAAAGGTAGATGGTTGTGAGTTAGATCCAGCAGTTGGACTTGAAAAGCTTCCTGCTTGCACCATTTGTTTTGCAAGATTTGACAATAAAGAGCTTTTAAGTCTACATAAAATGATCCATGTTGTTCATGTCGTAGCAGATCAGAGTTTAATGGGTAGTACATGTACTACCAGTACAAGTGATGAAAAGGATATTGAAATCGATTGTGGGTATGTTAACATAGCAGGGGCgaaaaaagaaataatttgtGATCTTTGCAATGTGGAATTTTCTTCTACGGAAGCCTTGAAGGAGCACCAGAAACGTGTGGCATTGACTCGGCCAAAGTACCCCCATCTTTGCCCATGTTGTTATAAGACAAGAGTAGTAATAAAAAGTGAATGTCACTTTTTGCAGCACAAAAAGCAGTTCAAAGTTTTGTGCGAGTTCTGCGGACAACATTTTAAGGATATTAGAGCTCTACCCAAACACATAAAGCATGGGCATGATtatgactatcaaaataagaaaaaatgCCCTGGGTGCCATAGAATATTCAGTCATCAAAACTATATGCAGCATGTTGAGTATAATAAGAAAGAAGTAGAGCGTTTAAACTGCAAATGTTTGTCGTGTGGGGAAGTATTTGATAGCGTGAAAACGTTAGACAAACATGCAACTAATGAATTCAAGAATAATTGTAATATTTGCTGTCAacataattttccacaatttagCGACCTGGAAAAGCATGTAGAGGAGTTTCACAATGTTAGTGCAAAAGGACGATCAAAGAAACTTCAAAATTTGTGCAAGCATTGCGATAAGGTATTTGATAAAGCTAGCTTGCTATCGGCCCATGTGAAGAGTGTATTGGAAGAAGAATCATCTGAAAGCCTTTTGTGCTCATGGGAATTTAAATACTCAACCTGCTTGCATTGCGGAATGGTTTTTACAAACCATTCCGATTACAAACTTCATAAATATATTTGGAGGTATGATTGTAACATATGTCATAAGCATTTTCAAATTGCTACAGGTCAACGGGGTCATCAACATGCTCATCAACGGGATTCTGTCACAGAGTGCAAGTATTGCGGGCACAAGTTTAATACATTTACAGAGAGGAGGTATCATGAACATAATGTAAACCGCGGAAAGCTGATCCCCTACGAATTTCCATTACCGTGCCAAGATTGCGGCGAAACACTGTCTACAATATGTCAGTTGTATattcataaaacaaaaacaagacatacACCGTATATGCACCAGTATATAGTTTCATGTAGATTCTGTCGTTTGCAGTTTGActttgaacaaaaatgtggtataGGAAGTTTCCGCGATCATATCAGGGCAGTTAATGAGGAGTGCATTTGTGGTGCCAAACTTGTCAACACATGCCAAAGGAAGATCCACAATATAAAACATCGGGAAGAGCGGCACGAAAAGTGGGtggagaaaaagaagaagaggaaaagGGAGAGAGAAAAGATGGCGGTTGAAAATAAGAAGGAAAAAGAGGGAGAGCAAATAGGGTACATGAATAACACTGTGATGGAAATTGTGGATGAGGAGAGGAAAAGAGAGAGGAAGCAGATGGTAAGAGAGATTCACAAATAtagaaaaattttcaaaaataagggCATGAAAAAGGCGGAGCAGGTGGTCAGCAAGAGGAAACCTGTTGGAAAACGATATGAATGTGTTCATTGTGGTGCTGTATTCAAAAGCCGTTCAAGGGTGCGGTATCACAAGAAGAAGAAAGCTATTAGGTGCAATGTGTGCAACATAGATATTCCACACTGTCAAATTGCAAAGCACAGGGTTCATAGAATCCAAGCCAAGACTTGTGGATATTGCCTCAAAGACATTTCACCTGGATACAGACTTCATGATCATCGGAAGTTTTTAGACAAAGTTTACCTCTGCAGCTGCGGAGAAAAGGTTCGGAGTACATGTCAGAAAGAACTTCATGAAGCTAGTGACAGGTTCGTATGCTATAAGTGTGGCAGACATTTCAAAACATATGAGGACCTAATTAAGCATTTGATAAGATACAATAATTTGAATGTTGTGAGTACAACGGATGATACGGCAGCAAATAGTAAGACTGGATTGTCAAAGGAAATGTCTTCAATAGAAATGACAACATGGGATACCATTCAAAAGGAAGGAAAGACACTTTATGTCTGTCTGCTTTGTGGTGAAGAGGTCGCTACACCTCAAGAAAAAAATGAGCACAAGTCGAGCTTTAAATATGAGTGTCCTCAATGTAAGAAACACTTCAAGACTCAACTAGAAGCTACTCACCATTTCACGTTGGTAGAGCATGACATTGCTTCAAGTTCCAATGGAAAACAAAAACGTACCAAGCAGACAACAGACCATGCAGGTAAtgccaagaaaaagaaaaaaggaaaagttcatgatattttgatggtctatGGGGAACAGTCTGTGTGTTATGAAGTAGATCAACAATACATTGAGTGTGAACAGCAGTTGGAAAGATCTACCAAAGAAATTCAAATTGGTTATGACGTGTATTCTATTTTAACTAACAACACTACAGACCACACTGTTATAGGACTGGATAATTTAAGAAACTCTGGTGAAGCTGAAAACAAATGCCAAGTGTCCAGTATCAGTGAGACACTACAAAGAACTGATGGACCTCCTGCAACAACGCCTTCTGAAGCACCAAGTGTTAAACCGCATCAGAAGCAAGAAACTGCAACAAAAGGACCTGGCTATAATGGAACCAGAAAACAATATATATGCATTCAGTGCAAACAAGTTTTCATTCTGGCCGGTTTATACAAGCAGCATGAAAAGATTCACAACACCAACGGAGTTTTGTACACCTGCACAAAATGTGCTAGAATGTTTGATACACTATGCGGATTGGAGTATCATATAGCACGTATGTGTAAGCATTGCGGTAAGCATTTTAGCGAGGTGGAAGCCAAGACGGATCATGAGCAGCAATGTAGAATTGAAACTAATACAATGAACAACAAAATATCCAGTGATGTGAGGATGGCAGATTACAGTGAAGATAGTAGAAGTAGGTTAGTCACATCTAGGAAAGGAATCAGGAACACAAGCTGTGGAAATGGAAGAAGTTATGGAGAAAGTGGAAGAAATGGTAGAGATAGTGGAAGAACGGGTGGAGAAAGATGA